In Candidatus Hydrogenedens sp., the DNA window GCCTGATTTACGAATATTTAATCTTGTATATAACTTGCAGGGGAAACAATTACTCCTCCAGACAGCAATACCTGCACTATTTTCAGGAAAGACTTATCTTGAATATATTAATGAGGGTTAAATAAATACCCACAAGGATAAAAATTATCCCTGTAATCCTTCGTGCCCAGAGTTCGGCAGATGATAAAAAATTATATGCTTTACTAACTTTGGATGTGCTAAATGAAATAAGAAAAGCAAAAATAATAACGGGAATACCCGTGCTAATTCCATAGAAAAATGGGACTGTAAAATCAGAGCCTGTTTTTGTAGCCAACGGTATTAATCCACCAAAAAATAATGCAGCGGAGGTTGGACAAAAGGATAAGGCAAAAAGTAATCCAAGTAGAAAAGCCCCTAACAATCCCCACTCTTCAACTTTCTTATTAAAGTTTTCCATCTTAAAAGATATATTGAGATTAATTTTTATAAGGTCGAGAAGAAACATCCCTACGATGATAAGAAGAGGTCCAATAACTTTATTCATATATTTCTGCAGGAAATGTGAAAGAAACGGCATATCTAACAAACTTTTCACAAGTATAAAACTGAGTATAATATAGGCAATAGTTCTACCTATGGAATAAACAAACCCATTCAATAGAACGAAACCGGGGTGCGTTATTTTCTTAGATATATAGGAGATAGCAACAATATTTGTTGCAAGAGGGCAGGGACTGATAGATGTTAGGAGACCCAGATATACCGCAGATGAGAGAGCCAATAAAAATTGCATTCCGTATTTATCCCTTCAAATAGTGACGGACATTTTCCTGTATGTAGTCATAATATTTTACTTTATCTCCATGAACCAGTTCCCAGACCCTCTCTAAACGTTTCCAGTCTTGAGGTTTTCCATTTACATTCCATTCTACAACAACACAACGTGTAGATAGTTGAAAGTCCTGTATAAAATGCTCATTTTGCGGTTCCTCAACATTTACACTTCGGAATTCCAACTTCCCTGTTTCCAATTCCGTCTTGAAGGCATTTTCAACTGCTTCTTTTGCATACTTTTCAATTGCTCGACATGTAGGACAACGAGCAGTTCCATGAAAATAATACACAATAACCTTTTCATTAATTTTTGAATTAGTGGCAGTATCTTTTGAAGAAGTGCTATCCTCTTGTGGAACCTCTTCTTTAACTTGTTTCTTCACATCAGAAACAATAACTCGATTGTTTCTGACTTCTGAATATACAAGATAACCTAATGAAACACAAACAAAAAGAATTAGTAAAGCAGAGATAATATTTTTCATATCTTCTTCCTCTAAATTATAATTATAATGTAATATCGTAGGATTATGATGCTAATATCTTTTTTATTTCTTCAACGGAAGGGACTTTCCCTGCTGTCTTTACTTCACCATCAACAACCAGTGCGGGTGTCATCATAACTCCATAGTCCATGATTTTCTGGATGTCGGAAACTTTTTCAATATCACATTCCATTTTAAGTTCATCTACTGCGGTTTTTGCGTTGTTATATAATTGAACGCATTTCATACAACCGGGACCTAACACTTTAATTTCTTTCATATTTATTCTCCTTTAGCATGGGTTGTTAATATTCTTATTTTACCAAATTACCAAATATATTTTCAAATAGATATTCGGGTATAATATATCTCTGTTATTTTTAACGAATATTAGATATATTAGGTAATATTTTTATAAAAAATTCAAGTTGAATTTTATTTGGCTATTTTGCTATAATTTCAAATAGCCAATAATTTGTTATAAGGAAATCATTATGAACAAAAAATTAAAAGACAAATATGAATTACATGCTCAGGTACTAAAGGCTCTATCTCATTCAACACGACTTTTCATCGTCAATGAATTAGCCCAAAATGAAAAATGCGTCTGCGAACTACAAGAATTGATTGAAGATGACATATCTACAATTTCAAAACATCTATCTGTATTAAAACAGGCAGGTATTATCGAAGACCGAAAAGAAGGTTTACGGGTATATTATCGGTTAAAGTTAAAATGTCTCCCTATGTTTTTATCATGCATAGAAAACATAATTATTGAAAAAGCAAAAATGCAATTTGAGATTTTAAATCTATCCCAAGAATAACGTCTCCAAACTTAAATTAATTCAGAAGGAATCAAATTATGAATTTCAAACAAGAGTGGAAAATTTTATTTCTGATTGTCTTAATATTTTTTGTCTGTTATTTTCTCCCTGTTGGGACACCTCGTTTTGATAATGCAGTAATGGAAGCACTTTATCTGATTAAATGGTATGCACGGGAACATGTATTACTATGCCTTGTTCCTGCTTTTTTTATTGCGGGTGCTATCGGTGTGTTTATCAGTCAGAACTCCGTTATGAAATATCTCGGAGCCGATGCCAATAAGTTTATCGCTTATGGAGTAGCATCGGTATCAGGAACGATTCTGGCTGTCTGTTCCTGCACCGTGTTACCTCTTTTTAGTGGTATATACAAAATGGGTGCAGGATTAGGACCTGCCACTGCGTTTCTCTACTCCGGGCCAGCAATTAATGTATTAGCCATTATCCTTACAGCCCGTATATTAGGTTTAGAATTAGGGCTTGCTCGTGCTATAGGAGCAGTTTTATTTAGTATTATTATTGGACTGTTAATGTTTCTAATCTTTCGCAAGGAGGAAATCCAGCGAACTCAAAGGCATGCAAACATGCCTGTTTCAGAACCTACACGACCTCTATGGAAAACTGCCGTTTTCTTTGCATCCATGATAGCAATACTTGTATTTGCAAATTGGGGAAAACCCGAAAGTAATACAGGGTTCTGGTATTTTATGTTTCAATATAAATGGATATTTACTTCTCTTTCCGGAGTTATTTTAGGGATTATTCTTGGATTATGGTTTGAAATTCAATGGTGGAAAATTATTGTTACTGCTATGGCATGTATTATCGTTGCAATTCTTTTTCCACATGAACCCGTAGTAGCATTTTCTGTTGGTTTTATCGGTCTTTCAATTATCACACTGACAGGAACAGATGAAACAAAGGAGTGGTTCTCCTCCACATGGAATTTTGCTAAACAGATACTTCCTCTTTTACTCGCTGGTGTATTTATAGCAGGCTTTTTATTAGGCAGACCGGGTAATGAAGGGGTAATTCCCAATGCATGGGTCTATACCGCAGTAGGAGGAAATTCCATCCGTGCCAATTTCCTCGCATCTATAGTTGGCGCTTTCATGTATTTTGCCACACTCACGGAAGTCCCCATATTGCAGGGGTTAATCGGTTCCGGTATGGGCAAAGGACCTGCATTAGCACTTTTATTAGCAGGTCCTGCATTATCTCTTCCCAGCATGATAGTTATATACAATATTTTAGGATTGAAAAAAA includes these proteins:
- a CDS encoding nitrophenyl compound nitroreductase subunit ArsF family protein, which gives rise to MKNIISALLILFVCVSLGYLVYSEVRNNRVIVSDVKKQVKEEVPQEDSTSSKDTATNSKINEKVIVYYFHGTARCPTCRAIEKYAKEAVENAFKTELETGKLEFRSVNVEEPQNEHFIQDFQLSTRCVVVEWNVNGKPQDWKRLERVWELVHGDKVKYYDYIQENVRHYLKG
- a CDS encoding metalloregulator ArsR/SmtB family transcription factor codes for the protein MNKKLKDKYELHAQVLKALSHSTRLFIVNELAQNEKCVCELQELIEDDISTISKHLSVLKQAGIIEDRKEGLRVYYRLKLKCLPMFLSCIENIIIEKAKMQFEILNLSQE
- a CDS encoding permease, which translates into the protein MNFKQEWKILFLIVLIFFVCYFLPVGTPRFDNAVMEALYLIKWYAREHVLLCLVPAFFIAGAIGVFISQNSVMKYLGADANKFIAYGVASVSGTILAVCSCTVLPLFSGIYKMGAGLGPATAFLYSGPAINVLAIILTARILGLELGLARAIGAVLFSIIIGLLMFLIFRKEEIQRTQRHANMPVSEPTRPLWKTAVFFASMIAILVFANWGKPESNTGFWYFMFQYKWIFTSLSGVILGIILGLWFEIQWWKIIVTAMACIIVAILFPHEPVVAFSVGFIGLSIITLTGTDETKEWFSSTWNFAKQILPLLLAGVFIAGFLLGRPGNEGVIPNAWVYTAVGGNSIRANFLASIVGAFMYFATLTEVPILQGLIGSGMGKGPALALLLAGPALSLPSMIVIYNILGLKKTVTYISLVVIMATITGILFGVIV
- a CDS encoding aromatic aminobenezylarsenical efflux permease ArsG family transporter; translation: MQFLLALSSAVYLGLLTSISPCPLATNIVAISYISKKITHPGFVLLNGFVYSIGRTIAYIILSFILVKSLLDMPFLSHFLQKYMNKVIGPLLIIVGMFLLDLIKINLNISFKMENFNKKVEEWGLLGAFLLGLLFALSFCPTSAALFFGGLIPLATKTGSDFTVPFFYGISTGIPVIIFAFLISFSTSKVSKAYNFLSSAELWARRITGIIFILVGIYLTLINIFKISLS
- a CDS encoding thioredoxin family protein yields the protein MKEIKVLGPGCMKCVQLYNNAKTAVDELKMECDIEKVSDIQKIMDYGVMMTPALVVDGEVKTAGKVPSVEEIKKILAS